The Streptomyces camelliae genome window below encodes:
- a CDS encoding radical SAM protein — MGSRTALVEDLMERFPHVPREAVFKEDLLRGGVAFDPSALSDNESGEVKPKSYFIFSFDHGTLPELGEAALRRPPEEIILTGGPYDLRRTVVSVRVNPASPYRVAADDEGVLGLYLDGKRIADVGVPPMPEYYRHTLSNGKSVMEVAPTIQWGYLIYLTVFRVCQYFGAKEECQYCDINHNWRQHKAAGRPYTGVKDVEEVLEALEIIDRYDTQKASTAYTLTGGAITKTVAGRDEADFYGHYAKAIEERFPGRWIGKVVAQALPRADVQRFKDYGVQIYHPNFEVWDRRLFELYCPGKERYVGRDEWHRRILDSAEVFGARNVIPNFVAGVEMAEPFGFTTVDEAIASTTEGLRFFMSHGITPRFTTWCPEPTTPLGKANPQGAPLEYHIRLLQAYRQTMDDFGLSSPPGYGPPGPGRAVFSVSSFMDSLPAAEPEQEQAPAEV; from the coding sequence ATGGGCAGTCGTACCGCGCTGGTCGAGGATCTGATGGAGCGCTTCCCGCACGTGCCACGGGAAGCCGTCTTCAAGGAGGACCTGCTCCGCGGCGGCGTCGCCTTCGACCCGTCCGCGCTCAGCGACAACGAGAGCGGCGAGGTCAAGCCGAAGTCGTACTTCATCTTCTCGTTCGACCACGGCACCCTGCCCGAACTCGGTGAGGCGGCCCTGCGGCGCCCGCCGGAGGAGATCATCCTCACCGGCGGCCCGTACGACCTGCGCCGCACGGTCGTCTCCGTGCGGGTGAACCCGGCCTCGCCGTACCGGGTCGCCGCCGACGACGAAGGGGTGCTCGGGCTCTACCTCGACGGCAAGCGGATCGCGGACGTCGGGGTGCCGCCCATGCCGGAGTACTACCGGCACACCCTCTCCAACGGGAAGTCCGTGATGGAGGTGGCCCCGACCATCCAGTGGGGCTATCTGATCTACCTCACCGTCTTCCGGGTCTGCCAGTACTTCGGCGCCAAGGAGGAGTGCCAGTACTGCGACATCAACCACAACTGGCGCCAGCACAAGGCGGCCGGGCGGCCGTACACCGGTGTCAAGGACGTGGAGGAGGTCCTGGAGGCGCTGGAGATCATCGACCGGTACGACACCCAGAAGGCCTCCACCGCCTACACGCTGACCGGCGGCGCGATCACGAAGACGGTCGCCGGACGCGACGAGGCAGACTTCTACGGCCACTACGCCAAGGCCATCGAGGAGCGCTTCCCGGGCCGCTGGATCGGCAAGGTCGTGGCGCAGGCGCTGCCCAGGGCGGACGTGCAGCGGTTCAAGGACTACGGCGTGCAGATCTACCACCCCAACTTCGAGGTGTGGGACCGCCGGCTGTTCGAGCTGTACTGCCCCGGCAAGGAGCGCTACGTCGGCCGCGACGAATGGCACCGGCGGATCCTGGACTCGGCCGAGGTGTTCGGCGCGCGCAATGTGATCCCGAACTTCGTGGCGGGCGTGGAGATGGCCGAGCCCTTCGGCTTCACCACCGTCGACGAGGCGATCGCGTCGACCACCGAGGGCCTGCGCTTCTTCATGTCACACGGCATCACGCCCCGCTTCACCACCTGGTGCCCGGAGCCCACCACCCCGCTCGGCAAGGCCAATCCGCAGGGCGCGCCGCTGGAGTACCACATCCGGCTGCTCCAGGCCTACCGGCAGACGATGGACGACTTCGGCCTGTCCTCCCCGCCCGGCTACGGCCCGCCCGGACCCGGCCGCGCGGTCTTCTCGGTCAGCTCCTTCATGGACAGCCTGCCCGCCGCCGAACCGGAACAGGAACAGGCGCCCGCCGAGGTGTGA
- a CDS encoding pyridoxamine 5'-phosphate oxidase family protein, whose translation MTQEPLPARLPVTDRTRHRRLREQGSLERAELEAVLDAGFVCHLGVVVEGRPVVVPTVYGRDERWLYLHGSVASRSLAGDTPVCVTVTHVDGLVLARSVFEHGVNYRSAMIHGTARKVTDAEEKLAGLRLLTEHSAPGQWSYARSPSRKELAATTLLALSLEEASVKIRTGAPEDGDGPDAALGLWAGVLPLTPVWGTPEPDPALPPGIAVPEHIARRAGTRHG comes from the coding sequence ATGACTCAGGAACCGCTTCCCGCCCGGCTGCCCGTCACCGACCGTACCCGGCATCGCCGGCTGCGCGAGCAGGGCAGCCTGGAGCGGGCGGAGCTGGAGGCGGTCCTCGACGCAGGGTTCGTCTGTCATCTGGGGGTGGTGGTCGAGGGCCGGCCGGTCGTCGTGCCGACCGTGTACGGGCGGGACGAGCGGTGGCTGTATCTGCACGGGTCCGTGGCCAGCCGCAGCCTGGCCGGGGACACCCCGGTGTGCGTGACCGTCACGCACGTCGACGGGCTGGTGCTCGCCCGGTCCGTCTTCGAGCACGGCGTCAACTACCGCAGCGCCATGATCCACGGCACCGCCCGCAAGGTCACCGACGCCGAGGAGAAGCTGGCGGGCCTGCGCCTGCTCACCGAGCACTCCGCGCCCGGCCAGTGGTCGTACGCCCGCAGCCCCAGCCGCAAGGAACTCGCGGCCACCACCCTCCTCGCGCTCTCCCTGGAGGAGGCCTCCGTCAAGATCCGCACCGGTGCCCCGGAGGACGGCGACGGACCTGACGCGGCGCTCGGGCTGTGGGCTGGCGTGCTGCCGCTGACCCCGGTCTGGGGCACCCCGGAGCCCGACCCGGCACTGCCGCCCGGCATCGCCGTACCGGAACACATCGCGCGCCGTGCGGGGACCCGGCACGGCTGA
- a CDS encoding FAD-binding protein: protein MTGTTETAGTVTNWARTITYQAREFHRPRTADALAALVAGSARIRVLGSGHSFNRIADPGPDGVLVSTVGLPPETEIDTAARTVRVSGGVRYAELAHAVHAHGLALPNMASLPHISVAGSVATGTHGSGVANGPLAAAVREVELIVADGSTVTIGRDDSRFAGAVTSLGALGVVTALTLDLEPAYEVEQRVFTELPLEGLDFAAVAAAGYSVSLFTDWREPGFRQVWVKRRTDQPAVSFPWAAPATEPMHPVPGMPATYCTEQLGVPGPWHERLPHFRAEFTPSNGEEIQSEYLLPRSAAVDALDAIDGIRSPVAGVLQTCEVRTIAADPQWLSPAHGRDSVALHFTWVRDEAAVLPVVRRLEAVLAPFDPRPHWGKVYEIPSTVVRGLYAHLADFRALARSLDPAGKFTNAFVQDLLDD from the coding sequence ATGACAGGCACGACCGAGACCGCCGGGACGGTCACCAACTGGGCGCGCACCATCACCTACCAGGCGCGGGAGTTCCACCGGCCGCGGACGGCGGACGCGCTCGCGGCGCTGGTGGCGGGCAGCGCGCGGATCCGGGTGCTGGGCAGCGGACACTCCTTCAACCGGATCGCCGACCCCGGCCCGGACGGAGTCCTGGTGTCGACCGTGGGCCTGCCACCGGAGACCGAGATCGACACGGCGGCCCGTACCGTCCGCGTGTCGGGCGGTGTCCGCTACGCCGAACTGGCCCACGCCGTCCACGCGCACGGTCTCGCCCTGCCCAACATGGCGTCCCTGCCGCACATCTCGGTGGCCGGCTCGGTGGCGACCGGCACCCATGGCTCGGGCGTCGCCAACGGACCGCTCGCCGCGGCCGTACGGGAGGTGGAGCTGATCGTCGCCGACGGCTCGACGGTGACCATCGGCCGGGACGACTCCCGCTTCGCCGGCGCCGTGACCTCGCTGGGCGCGCTGGGCGTCGTCACCGCGCTCACCCTCGACCTGGAGCCGGCGTACGAGGTGGAGCAGCGCGTCTTCACCGAACTCCCGCTGGAGGGGCTGGACTTCGCCGCTGTGGCCGCCGCCGGGTACAGCGTGAGCCTGTTCACCGACTGGCGCGAGCCCGGCTTCCGGCAGGTGTGGGTCAAGCGCCGCACCGACCAGCCGGCCGTCAGCTTCCCCTGGGCGGCTCCCGCGACCGAGCCGATGCACCCGGTGCCGGGCATGCCCGCGACCTACTGCACCGAACAGCTGGGGGTGCCGGGACCGTGGCACGAGCGGCTGCCGCACTTCCGGGCGGAGTTCACGCCGAGCAACGGGGAGGAAATCCAGTCGGAGTACCTGCTGCCGCGGTCGGCAGCGGTCGACGCGCTGGATGCAATCGACGGTATTCGGTCGCCAGTCGCCGGTGTATTGCAGACATGCGAGGTGCGTACGATCGCCGCCGACCCGCAGTGGCTCAGCCCGGCCCACGGGCGGGACTCGGTGGCGCTGCACTTCACGTGGGTGCGGGACGAGGCGGCCGTCCTGCCGGTGGTCCGCCGGCTGGAGGCGGTGCTGGCTCCGTTCGATCCGCGTCCGCACTGGGGGAAGGTCTACGAGATCCCGTCGACGGTCGTCCGTGGACTGTATGCACACCTCGCCGACTTCCGGGCCCTGGCCCGCTCCCTGGATCCGGCCGGAAAGTTCACCAACGCCTTCGTACAGGATCTCCTGGACGACTGA
- a CDS encoding ROK family transcriptional regulator, which produces MKRTSRDIRTANRYEVLRQIIAESPTSRQELAAATGLSLATVATLVGELLDLRMITEVGFEDSAGGRPRGLVAVNASGGALIGVDIAETYVHVELFDLGLNVLARADEDMRPGESRPEQVVGQVAAAVGSVVAQAGVEAARVLGVGVSVPGQVDRDSGVAEYAPNWDWHDVPFLDLLAEHIAYPLYLDNPLRACAVAELWFGAARGRGDAVVVNLGTGVGAGLALGGGLHRGVSNSAGEWGHTTLVLDGRLCHCGNHGCVETYVGAPGIMQNLRELSPRSPLLHPEDQTATIEALAGALASGDPVALKVVRDTARYLGAGISDLINLLNPELVVLSSWVAARLGEPLLDEVRQAVARHTLRRPLAATEIVLSPIPTDPVSLGAATFALEGALQSVGQRQGAHKGPAKGPAKGPTKVAPKGTTQRTTTLARSRTAPPS; this is translated from the coding sequence GTGAAGCGCACATCGCGTGACATCCGCACCGCGAACCGCTACGAGGTGCTGCGCCAGATCATCGCCGAGTCTCCCACCTCCCGGCAGGAGCTGGCGGCCGCCACCGGTCTGAGCCTGGCCACGGTCGCCACGCTGGTCGGCGAGTTGCTGGACCTCCGCATGATCACCGAGGTCGGGTTCGAGGACTCGGCCGGCGGCCGGCCCCGGGGCCTGGTGGCCGTCAACGCGTCGGGGGGCGCGCTGATCGGCGTGGACATCGCGGAGACGTACGTCCATGTCGAGCTGTTCGACCTGGGGCTCAACGTGCTGGCCCGCGCCGACGAGGACATGCGGCCCGGCGAGAGCCGCCCGGAGCAGGTGGTCGGCCAGGTCGCCGCCGCTGTCGGCTCCGTGGTGGCGCAGGCCGGGGTCGAGGCGGCCCGGGTGCTCGGGGTCGGAGTGAGCGTGCCGGGCCAGGTGGACCGGGACAGCGGCGTCGCCGAGTACGCGCCCAACTGGGACTGGCACGACGTGCCGTTCCTCGATCTGCTCGCCGAACACATCGCGTACCCCCTCTACCTGGACAATCCGCTGCGCGCCTGCGCGGTGGCGGAGCTGTGGTTCGGGGCCGCGCGGGGCCGCGGGGACGCCGTGGTCGTCAATCTGGGCACGGGCGTCGGTGCCGGTCTGGCCCTCGGTGGCGGACTGCACCGGGGCGTGAGCAACAGCGCCGGCGAATGGGGCCACACCACACTCGTGCTGGACGGGCGGCTGTGCCACTGCGGCAACCACGGCTGCGTCGAGACGTACGTCGGCGCACCCGGCATCATGCAGAATCTGCGCGAACTGAGCCCGCGCTCCCCGCTGTTGCACCCCGAGGACCAGACGGCGACCATCGAGGCGCTGGCCGGCGCGCTCGCCTCGGGTGATCCGGTGGCGCTCAAGGTGGTCCGGGACACCGCCCGCTACCTCGGCGCCGGGATCTCCGATCTGATCAACCTGCTCAACCCCGAACTGGTCGTACTCAGCAGCTGGGTCGCCGCCCGGCTGGGCGAGCCGCTGCTCGACGAGGTCCGCCAGGCCGTCGCCCGGCACACGCTGCGCCGGCCGCTCGCGGCCACCGAGATCGTCCTCTCCCCGATCCCCACCGACCCGGTGTCCCTCGGCGCGGCCACGTTCGCGCTGGAAGGGGCGCTGCAGTCCGTCGGGCAGAGGCAGGGCGCCCACAAAGGCCCCGCCAAGGGCCCCGCCAAGGGCCCCACCAAGGTCGCGCCCAAAGGCACCACCCAGCGCACCACCACCCTCGCCAGGAGCCGTACCGCACCGCCTTCGTGA
- a CDS encoding glycoside hydrolase codes for MHVSHPRKRSLLLAASAALAAGAALLTSPPASATTAPAAEVSPHAAQTIDDIGASGAWWVNDLQHFDPKVQAKVARLLFSEQGLDLSSYRYNIGGGGTAVTTPARAAEDFLKPDGSYDWSKDKGGRTFLKYAAQYGVKDLIGFVNSAPARWTTNGKSCGGQLKPENETDFAKYVADVTGHFARQGVRLDYISPFNEPDNSFADCGQEGMPVPVDQRDDIVRALGAEQRARHQKTSIIADESSKTTQFTSEVPQWIAQPGTASYVAKLAHHTYNNPDDGQLGNVYETSKSVGKTSWATEICCFGKGTTGWNQEYDPTIDNALLMSRIIYKDFASSHDSAFQWWVALASGYGTSPTAKNDQGWNDGLIYYDPDYATNGNQTLYFTKRYYALGQYSKFVRPGSVAHNVTGAPAGVEVSSYDRNGRWVVVVNNHNTSDTPLNLHFNSKTPVRATQAVRTSADEDWAKVAKPSVSGGTVSTTLAARSITTYVFDQTGHGSSAITGALAGKQSGKCLTAGASGAAIASCTGAADQSWSYDAQGTLKGAGGYLTAGSSGLTASATATGDGTQRWLLNGNGQIVNEASGKCLDVSGQATADGSEVILYSCNGGANEAWARQ; via the coding sequence ATGCACGTGTCTCACCCCCGTAAGAGATCCCTGCTGCTCGCAGCCTCGGCCGCGCTGGCCGCCGGCGCTGCCCTCCTCACCTCCCCGCCCGCGAGCGCCACCACCGCCCCGGCCGCCGAGGTCTCCCCGCACGCCGCCCAGACCATCGACGACATCGGCGCGTCCGGCGCCTGGTGGGTCAACGACCTCCAGCACTTCGACCCGAAGGTGCAGGCGAAGGTCGCCCGACTCCTCTTCTCCGAGCAGGGGTTGGACCTCAGCTCGTACCGCTACAACATCGGTGGCGGCGGCACCGCGGTCACCACCCCGGCCCGCGCCGCCGAGGACTTCCTCAAGCCCGACGGCTCCTACGACTGGAGCAAGGACAAGGGCGGCCGGACGTTCCTGAAGTACGCCGCGCAGTACGGCGTGAAGGACCTGATCGGCTTCGTCAACAGCGCGCCCGCGCGGTGGACCACCAACGGCAAGAGCTGCGGCGGGCAGTTGAAGCCGGAGAACGAGACCGACTTCGCGAAGTACGTCGCGGACGTCACCGGCCACTTCGCGCGGCAGGGCGTACGGCTGGACTACATCAGCCCGTTCAACGAACCGGACAACAGCTTCGCCGACTGCGGCCAGGAGGGCATGCCGGTCCCGGTCGACCAGCGCGACGACATCGTGCGCGCACTCGGCGCCGAGCAGCGGGCCCGGCACCAGAAGACATCGATCATCGCGGACGAGTCCAGCAAGACCACACAGTTCACCAGCGAGGTCCCGCAGTGGATCGCCCAGCCGGGCACCGCGAGTTACGTCGCCAAGCTCGCGCATCACACGTACAACAACCCCGACGACGGCCAGCTCGGCAATGTGTACGAGACGTCGAAGTCGGTCGGCAAGACGTCCTGGGCCACCGAGATCTGCTGCTTCGGCAAGGGCACCACGGGCTGGAACCAGGAGTACGACCCCACGATCGACAACGCGCTGCTGATGTCGCGCATCATCTACAAGGACTTCGCGAGCTCCCACGACTCGGCGTTCCAGTGGTGGGTGGCGCTCGCGAGCGGCTACGGCACCAGCCCGACCGCGAAGAACGACCAGGGCTGGAACGACGGCCTGATCTACTACGACCCCGACTACGCGACGAACGGCAACCAGACGCTGTACTTCACCAAGCGGTACTACGCGCTGGGCCAGTACAGCAAGTTCGTCCGGCCGGGCTCGGTCGCGCACAACGTGACCGGGGCGCCGGCCGGCGTGGAGGTGTCGTCGTACGACCGGAACGGCCGGTGGGTGGTCGTGGTGAACAACCACAACACCTCCGACACACCCCTGAACCTGCACTTCAACAGCAAGACGCCGGTGCGGGCGACGCAGGCGGTGCGGACCTCGGCGGACGAGGACTGGGCGAAGGTCGCGAAACCCTCGGTCAGCGGCGGCACCGTGTCCACCACGCTCGCCGCCCGCTCGATCACGACGTACGTCTTCGACCAGACGGGGCACGGCAGTTCGGCGATCACCGGCGCCCTGGCCGGCAAGCAGTCCGGCAAGTGCCTGACCGCCGGCGCCTCGGGGGCCGCGATCGCCTCGTGCACGGGCGCGGCGGACCAGTCCTGGTCGTACGACGCGCAGGGCACTCTGAAGGGCGCGGGCGGCTATCTGACGGCCGGGAGTTCGGGCCTGACGGCGAGTGCCACGGCCACCGGTGACGGGACCCAGCGCTGGCTGCTGAACGGCAACGGGCAGATCGTGAACGAGGCGTCGGGCAAGTGCCTCGACGTCAGCGGGCAGGCGACGGCCGACGGCAGCGAGGTCATCCTCTACAGCTGCAACGGCGGCGCCAACGAGGCGTGGGCCAGGCAGTAG
- a CDS encoding ABC transporter substrate-binding protein produces the protein MSAQSNTSWNRRSILRAAAGLAVAAPLAACGSNNGRGGGSGSGKQLVQYFHAYGEAGVEQAVKRYAKAYTKANVSTQWITGSNFENKLFPALLTKQAPDVFEFHPQIQLIKSGQVADLTDIIDPVKDDFNPADIKSHTVDGKIYGVRMIDDPQFFFYRKSMLEKANVAVPTTLDELIEAAAKLTTSKVKGLFLGNDLTAIQNNLIWSAGADTLDEKNQIAYHTDGVIEGLTKLRKLFTSGNLLLDAPADFWDPSALNQGLCAIQWGGMWGMPATQAALGDDFGVFPFPKIGSSGKQSVYNGGWSMFVNAKGDNVEAAKEYVKWLWIDQKQYQEDFATSYGFHIPPRASIAAQATKLKSGAAADGVKLFNTYGHFDNIGWTQAMITAFNDVIANTVRKNGDPKSALDTCDTKVNRELKKLFG, from the coding sequence ATGTCGGCACAGAGCAACACCAGCTGGAACCGCCGTTCGATACTCCGGGCCGCCGCCGGTCTGGCCGTCGCCGCCCCGCTCGCCGCGTGCGGCAGCAACAACGGCCGCGGGGGCGGATCGGGTTCGGGCAAGCAGCTCGTCCAGTACTTCCACGCGTACGGCGAGGCCGGTGTGGAGCAGGCCGTCAAGCGGTACGCGAAGGCGTACACCAAGGCCAACGTGTCCACGCAGTGGATCACCGGCAGCAACTTCGAGAACAAGCTCTTTCCGGCCCTGCTCACGAAGCAGGCGCCCGACGTCTTCGAGTTCCACCCGCAGATCCAGCTCATCAAGAGCGGTCAGGTGGCCGACCTGACCGACATCATCGACCCGGTCAAGGACGACTTCAACCCGGCCGACATCAAGTCGCACACGGTCGACGGGAAGATATACGGCGTCCGCATGATCGACGACCCGCAGTTCTTCTTCTACCGCAAGTCGATGCTGGAGAAGGCGAACGTCGCCGTACCGACGACCCTCGACGAGCTGATCGAGGCCGCGGCCAAGCTCACCACCAGCAAGGTCAAGGGCCTCTTCCTCGGCAACGACCTGACCGCGATCCAGAACAACCTCATCTGGTCGGCCGGCGCCGACACCCTCGACGAGAAGAACCAGATCGCCTACCACACCGACGGCGTCATCGAGGGCCTCACCAAGCTCCGCAAGCTGTTCACCAGCGGCAATCTGCTGCTGGACGCGCCGGCCGACTTCTGGGACCCCTCCGCGCTCAACCAGGGCCTGTGCGCCATCCAGTGGGGCGGCATGTGGGGGATGCCCGCCACCCAAGCGGCGCTCGGCGACGACTTCGGCGTCTTCCCCTTCCCGAAGATCGGTTCCAGCGGCAAGCAGTCCGTCTACAACGGCGGCTGGTCGATGTTCGTCAACGCCAAGGGCGACAACGTCGAGGCGGCCAAGGAGTACGTGAAGTGGCTGTGGATCGACCAGAAGCAGTACCAGGAGGACTTCGCCACCTCCTACGGCTTCCACATTCCGCCGCGCGCCTCGATCGCCGCGCAGGCCACCAAGCTCAAGTCCGGTGCGGCCGCTGACGGCGTCAAGCTGTTCAACACCTACGGACACTTCGACAACATCGGCTGGACCCAGGCCATGATCACGGCGTTCAACGACGTCATCGCCAACACCGTCCGCAAGAACGGCGACCCGAAGTCCGCGCTCGACACGTGTGACACGAAGGTCAACCGCGAGCTCAAGAAGCTGTTCGGATAG
- a CDS encoding carbohydrate ABC transporter permease, producing the protein MSTTTARDLTSPAPAKASQARPRRGLRGNATLNFWLFTGPFLIGLVIFVFVPIGWSLWLSFFDARFTVTPSNFIGFDNYKTVLSDPNFTGSLVTFTVFAAFIVPTTWALSLGLALLVHRLTFMRAFFRSVFFLPTACSYVAASLIWKMSIFNGVRFGLANTVLGWFGVDQVAWLADPSPPWYWLVIVTLRLWLQAGFYMILFLAALQNIPSELYEAAAIDGAKPGWQTFRYITLPQLRATSTAVILLLLVAAYQAFDEFFNLMGKATWGQPPLVILYKTAIGVNQDYGQGSAGAVILTLLICIVTLFQGKIMGFGRGEESK; encoded by the coding sequence ATGTCGACCACGACCGCCCGGGACCTCACGAGCCCCGCCCCGGCCAAGGCCTCCCAGGCCAGGCCGCGGCGGGGCCTGCGGGGCAACGCCACACTCAACTTCTGGCTCTTCACAGGCCCGTTCCTCATCGGCCTGGTGATCTTCGTCTTCGTGCCGATCGGCTGGAGCCTCTGGCTCAGCTTCTTCGACGCCCGGTTCACCGTCACGCCGAGCAACTTCATCGGTTTCGACAACTACAAGACGGTCCTTTCCGACCCCAACTTCACCGGTTCGCTGGTGACGTTCACCGTGTTCGCCGCGTTCATCGTCCCGACGACCTGGGCCCTCTCGCTGGGCCTGGCGCTGCTCGTGCACCGCCTCACGTTCATGCGGGCGTTCTTCCGGTCCGTGTTCTTCCTGCCGACCGCATGCAGCTACGTGGCCGCCTCGCTCATCTGGAAGATGTCCATCTTCAACGGTGTCCGCTTCGGTCTGGCCAACACCGTCCTCGGCTGGTTCGGTGTCGACCAAGTGGCCTGGCTCGCCGATCCCAGCCCGCCCTGGTACTGGCTGGTCATCGTGACGCTGCGCCTGTGGCTGCAGGCCGGTTTCTACATGATCCTGTTCCTGGCGGCGCTCCAGAACATCCCGTCGGAGCTGTACGAAGCCGCCGCCATCGACGGCGCCAAGCCGGGCTGGCAGACCTTCCGGTACATCACGCTGCCGCAGCTGCGGGCCACGTCCACCGCGGTGATCCTGCTGCTGCTCGTCGCGGCCTACCAGGCCTTCGACGAGTTCTTCAACCTGATGGGCAAGGCCACGTGGGGCCAGCCGCCCCTCGTGATCCTCTACAAGACGGCCATCGGCGTGAACCAGGACTACGGCCAGGGCAGCGCGGGCGCGGTCATCCTGACCCTGCTGATCTGCATCGTGACTCTGTTCCAGGGCAAAATCATGGGCTTCGGAAGGGGTGAGGAGTCCAAGTGA
- a CDS encoding carbohydrate ABC transporter permease, with protein MTTSTPPVDRPRRARRGSVIGNAGLYIAVGIAALLFLLPFYLIVRNSLMQDPEITGENWKWFPSHIQWGNITEPFHDASVDFGRSLINSAIVAVLTTAGTLLVCSLAAYGLARIPYKHANKVFYAVLATLMVPTAVTFVPSFVLVSSLGWVDSYRGLIIPGLFSGFTCFLFRQYFLGFPKELEEAARVDGLGYWGAYWRVVVPNSLNFFTAMATITFISGWNSFLWPLVIGQDPSSWTVQVALSSYMTNQTVNYHLIFMATAISILPLVFVFLFLQRWLVQGIAQTGIKG; from the coding sequence GTGACCACCAGCACACCTCCGGTCGACAGGCCGCGCCGTGCCAGGCGCGGGAGCGTCATCGGCAATGCCGGTCTCTACATCGCCGTCGGGATCGCCGCCCTGCTCTTCCTGCTCCCCTTCTATCTGATCGTCCGCAACTCCCTCATGCAGGACCCGGAGATCACCGGTGAGAACTGGAAGTGGTTCCCCAGCCACATCCAGTGGGGCAACATCACCGAGCCGTTCCACGACGCCAGCGTCGACTTCGGCCGCTCGCTGATCAATTCCGCGATCGTCGCCGTCCTGACGACGGCCGGCACCCTGCTGGTGTGCTCGCTGGCCGCCTACGGCCTGGCCCGCATCCCGTACAAGCACGCCAACAAGGTGTTCTACGCCGTCCTCGCCACCCTGATGGTCCCCACGGCCGTCACCTTCGTGCCGAGCTTCGTGCTGGTGTCGTCACTCGGCTGGGTGGACTCCTACCGCGGTCTCATCATCCCGGGCCTGTTCAGTGGTTTCACCTGTTTCCTGTTCCGGCAGTACTTCCTCGGGTTCCCCAAAGAGCTGGAGGAGGCGGCGCGCGTGGACGGGCTCGGCTACTGGGGTGCGTACTGGCGTGTCGTCGTACCGAACTCGCTGAACTTCTTCACGGCGATGGCCACGATCACCTTCATCAGCGGCTGGAACTCCTTCCTGTGGCCGCTGGTCATCGGCCAGGACCCCAGCTCCTGGACCGTCCAGGTCGCCCTGTCTTCGTACATGACCAATCAGACCGTCAATTACCACCTGATCTTCATGGCCACCGCCATCTCGATCCTGCCTTTGGTGTTCGTGTTCCTCTTCCTCCAGCGCTGGCTGGTGCAGGGGATCGCGCAGACCGGTATCAAGGGCTGA